The DNA window attttagcttgtttataagagagaaaagaaaaggctATTTTTTTCCAATATGATAACGGAATGTGAGTAACGCAGCGTTATGGAGGTTGTGGGTGTTATACAAGGCTGTGACGGCGGAAAGCTGAAGTTAGGTGGGGGatgaaatcggaccgtccgatttattTCTGAGGGAAAGGGAGTCTAATCGGACTGACCGATTTTGGGTTGGTTTGTATATGATTCAAAAAATCGGACGTACCGATTTGTTGCTACTCGAATCCAGGAGACCTCAAATCGGTCCCAGGGATTTGTGGGTCAGAAAAAATTTGGAGACCTCAAATCGGTCCCAGGGATTTGTGGGTCAGCAAAAAACCAGAAATCGGTCCCAGGGATTTGTGGgtcagaaaaaaattttgatcctTAGGTGACTAAATCGGATCCACCGATTTGCTGCAAGGTAAAACAGCTGCTGAGAAATCGGTGGCAGCGATTTCTAGTGCGTGGAAATTTCTGAATGAACCGGTCGGTCCGTCCGATTAAGCGACTCATGCGTCCATAAACGAAGATTGTACCTAGAAccccaattcttcttcttcttcagtccGTGAGTGTCTGCAACCCGGTGatgttcttcctcttctttcatttttctttatttttgtatattagaTTTTATTGAGAGTGAGACTGTTTAAAGTAGTTTGATATTATGGATGATAgagttatattaaaaatttattgttatgGACAGATTTTGTTAGAAACATATGAGGGAGTTCAATTTGTATGTCAAAATCTAGTAGATGTTGTTATTCCGTTCACATTGTCATTGGATGAATTGAAAGgtgtgatttgtgagaagataCATTCAGAAAGATCAGGAAGAATATCGTGTATTTTGTACAGGTATCTTTTACCTGTGTTTAGTGGATTCGTCCATTTTCAGACGAAATACGTGACAGATGAAGCGAGTATGCAGGAaatgttttcaatgtatattgagAATCGCCGGCGAATATCGTGCATCGAGTTGTATATTGAGTTCGAGCAATCTGAAGTGGACCGAAATATTGAAGTCGAAGATTATGATAGTGGTAGCGATGAGGATTTTGAAAGTAACTATGAGATCGTTGGTCCAAGTGACAACGAAGATGGAGCTGATGGCCCCATGAACCCAGATGTGGCGGAGGTTGCTAATGCACNNNNNNNNNNNNNNNNNNNNNNNatatatatatatatatgtatgtaatgATTATTTATGAATATATATTTCCTGCGGTGTGATTGTGGCAGAGCTTCCTGTTGTGGCCGACGGTGAATTTACGGTGGGGATGGAATTCAGTTTAAGGGAGGAAGTAATCAAGGCAATGAAAGACTATACCATCCGTAGAGGGGTAGACTATCGGGTTTATGAGTCGGAACCGACGACATTCTATGCTAAATGTACACATTATGGCAAAGGTTGTGATTGGCTGATCAGGGTTACGAAAATGCAGAAGAAATACTGCTGGGAGATAAGGAGGTACAATGGTAGTCACACTTGTACCTGGTCGACAATTTCTCAAGACCATTCGAAACTGGACTCCAAGACAGTTGCAGAAGCAATTAAGCCGTTGGTAGAGGTTGACCCATCTTTGAAGGTGAAATCAGTCATTGCGGAAGTGCAATCGAAGTTTAACTATACCATCAGCTATAGGAAAGCTTGGTTAGCAAAGCAGAAGGCGGTTGAGTCAATTTTCGGAGGTTGGGAAGCATCGTATGAAGCTTTACCCATATGGTTTGGGGCCATGTGTCACAAGGAGCCGTCAGCAGTGGTTCACTTTGAAACAATGGATGCCTACCAGGGGGATGACTTGGTTCCTAATATCCATGTACTACATAGAGTCTTCTGGGGTTATTACCCTTGTATTAGGGCCTTCAGACATTGCAAGCCAGTAGTGCAGGTGGACGGGACTCATTTGTATGGTAAATACAAGGGTTGTTTGTTGGTTGCAGTCTCACAAGATGGTAATAACAACATCGTGCCTATTGCATTTGCCATAGTGGAGGGGGAGACCTCTGATGCATGGTACTTTTTTCTAAGTAACCTTCGTCAACATGTGGTCACACGTGATGGTGTCGGACTTATCTCTGATCGACACGATTCTATCAGGTCAGCTATTGATCGGAGTAATGGGGCTTGGTCTCCTCCCAGAGCTTTCCATATGTTCTGTATCCGGCATATTGAGTCGAATTTCTTGAGGAAGTTTAAGGCACTGTACTTGCAGAAGCTCATCGTCAATATCGGTAAGTTTAATTACGCGGTTGATTTCCACTGTTTACTAAGTAAATTTGGCTCGATAGAACGTGATTCATTGATGATGGTTTTTTATCGTAGGGTATTCGAGGACGATACGGGAGTACCAGATGCGCTATGAACGATTAAAAGAACGGGGTGAGACTTACACCAACTGGCTTGACCGCATCCCACGTGAGCAGTATGCTTTGGCATTCGATGGTGGATACAGATGGGGACATATGACCACCAATCTTGTGGAGTGCATCAACTCCGTGCTGAAGGGTGCACGCAATCTCCCGGTCACTGCGCTTGTTAAGGCTACATTTTACAGACTAAATGAGTTGTTCACTAGAAAAAGAGCCGAGGCTGAGGCTCGAATTAATGCTGGACATGTGTTCTCTGAGATGGTCACCTCGAAGCTGCATGCAAACCAGCGAGCATCGGAAACATACAGGTGAGCTGTTTTGACAGAGAACATGAAGTCTTCGAAGTTCGTGAGATGCCTAATAGGGTTGAGTATGCAGTTGACCTACGCCAACAGCGGTGCGACTGTGGTGAATTCCAGGTTGACCGAATTCCGTGTCGACATGTTCTAGCTTGCTGTGCAAATCAGCGGTTGGATTGGCAAGTATATGTTCATGACGTATACAAGATGGATTCAGTTCGAAGAGTATACAGGGCGAGGTTTAGACCATTGGGAAATCCTACAACGTGGCCTGCGTATCGTGGTCCACGATTCGTTGGCAATCCGTTCCTCAGACGGGTGGCCAAAGGTCGGCCTAAGATGACCCGCttcttgaatgagatggacACCCGCATGTTGCGTGGTCCTAGGAAATGCAAGCAATGCGGTGCCGAGGGCCACAGCCGGAGTAGATGTCGTCAGCGAGGTGGTCTAAGTGCGGGGGCACCCGGAGAGTAGAAGTGACTATTGTTAATTTTCATCTTAAATTACGTTGCTGCCTGACATTCACAGTTTGATATATCGTAAGGAAGTGACTATTGTCAGCGCGGTCTTCATCAGCTTGGTCGGCTGGATCATCAGCGACGTCATCATTGTCATCCTCGGAATCATCTTCGTCCTcgtcctcatcatcatcctcatcctcatcatcatgGTTTCCATCACTCTCCGGATGGTCTACTAGATAGTCATCAGTGTCATCATCAACTCCCATATTACTCTCATGAATTAGACTCATCGGAATACGCCCCTGGTTTCGAGTCTGAGTAATTCCTCCCGCGGCTTCAGCACTCTTACTCGAATCAACAGACATTCTGGCTCCAGAATTTTCAGAGGAAGTGCGATCCTGAGGTCTCAAATCCAATGACCTCCTACGTTGAGTAACACCACCCGAACGTGCCCAGTGGTCGGCGGGGATGTCCGCATAGTTACCTGAATATGAGTGACCTACTCCTGAACTACCCATGAAACCAAGCAGCTGGGAGAACGATCCTTGCTCCACTGTCTCAAACTGTAGACCACCTCAATACTGCTGATGTATAGGTACTGACGGTGAAAGATAATCAGACGGTTGCGTGTGAGGAACATATGGAGCAAAATACTCAACATCTTGCTGTGCCTGTGGCGGTGGAGGCGACGGGTGGGGTGAAGGTGGATGTGGCTGTGGCGCTGGTTGTTCCTGTTGATTCTCTTGAATATCAACCGGGGGCTTTTCTGGATTCTCTTGTGCTACAAGGTCAGACAATTGCAAGTGATCGCCGAAAGCTCCTCGGTACCAATGCATGTAAGTGTCCAAGGAATAATATGGAGGACCCATTTCATCAACTAGAATGTGACTGTACCGGTTGGTCCACTGCATCACCCATTCAGAGTGCGTATTTGCCCAATCTTGATTTTTAGGCCCAGTTAGTACTTCACCATGTGATGCACCTAGATCCCGCGGCTGATTAGGGACACCCTGATTCAAGCCAAATTGCCTCCTGATTCTATCAGTTGCATGCCACTCGACGCATTCGAATGATATAAGCGGCACCCTGGCACTCCAAATAACAGAATTATGACGGATATCTAAGGGAATCATGTCTGGACCAACGTGTCCAATGCCATAAGCCTGCCAAACAAACTGGACACACCGACAGTATCAGATGATTAAACAACTATAAATTCATTGACAAAACAAatgcatgaaatattttttaatgacatACATGTCCTTCTTGCATATCATCTAACAACCTCCTATAGTGGAGAACGGAATGATACCGGTAACCATAGTTTTCACGCTCCCAGTTTTGCCACCTGCATTAAGACAAATTCTTAATTAACTTGTTTTCGTCAATTCATATATCAATTCATACCGCTTCTGTCAAGTCATACAACAATTCATTAACTATTCTAGTGCTTGTGTCAATTCATACATCAATTCATTTTACCTATTTGCAATCGGAAATAATCGGGGGTTGCCAGGAATCGGCGCAAGAAACGGTAACCGGATCCAAGCCCATGTAAGCAAAAGTGTCAAAGGACCGTCCATCTCCTTGCAGTCGACGCGAGTTGCCCTACACAATGATCTATACAGGTGCGCAAGGCATGTCGAACCCCAACTAAACTGTATGATCCCCGAGAAGTTACGGAGCAACGGCAGAAATTTCCAGTGCACCGCTACACCAGACTTATCTCCAAACAAAATAGTACCAAACAACAACATTATGTGGCACTTTACATACATCTGAATGTGAAAATCATCAGTCAACACTATGCGTTCTTTCAAACGCCTAAACCAAGTCAACTTTATAAAACTTCCTCTACATTCTTTTATCGTCGGCGCAACTCCAAAATGGTGCAAGCACTCAGCTTCCATCGCCTCAAAAGAACTCATGGTTGGTCCTGTAACCGGAAAACCATTTGTCGGGAGACCGAGAATCATTGCCATATCCTCCAATGTCACCGCACACTCACCAACTGGAAAATGAAATGGGTGCGTCTCAGGACGCCATCTCTCAATCAGAGCATTAATCATTGCTGACTGACACTGAATTACCCCAATTTGAGAAATATAATAGAAACCCGTCTCCCGTAAGTGAGCCTCAACAATTTGATTGTACGGATCGGGCGGCTTCAAATGATCACAAACCAACAAGCGTGAACCCTACAAAATCACAGTTCCTTTATGAATTCCAGCATAATAAGTATATTAACAATAACATAATTTCTCTTACATGTCCCTCCTTACAATAATATAATCTGCCTATCAAACATACATACATTTGTAAACATACAAATTAATAAACATGCCTAATTATTTGTCTAAATTATACtcagttaataataataataataataataattaacattACCTATGGACAATAtcgataataataatagtaatatcgttaataataataataatcatgctaataattaattacaattattcgatgataataataataataataataataataataataataataataataaaagaaattaaattttaaattttaaatttatatacagATCTTCAtttcattttaatatattattcaataaattcaaatcaaataaaaaaccTAACATTTATTATCTATTGTGAAAGCTTTAAAGGGATAAacactaactaactaattaactcaaGTTTAATTTCTATGTCTAATATCTAACAGTAATCATAACCATATCATACATATATATCATTAACAGTAaccatatacatatatatattattaatctcTACTTAGtgctataataatatatattgttattaaaaatagtaaaattttatcactattattatttaattattaaattaaaatattaaaaatagaaacttACATAATTAGGATGTCCAAGATAATTAGCAATATGAAGCTCTGGTTGATTTACatctttgatttttcttctcttgggcattttttcaaatttttctggTGTTTTTAGTGGTCCAACAATGGTGGTGGGGTTGGAAAACACagagaaaaagagatgagagtggtggggaacaaagagagagaagaagaaatgagggtgAAAGGGACAACTGAAGTTATGAAGCTGGGATATTAACTTGCTTCTTTTCAACCAAACCGAAGGAGGAATGGCTTGCATGCACGCCACCTGACATGGAGACCTCAAATCGGTCCCAGGGATTTGCTTCCCTCCGATTACAAGAAATCGGTCCATCCGATTTTGGAGTCCTAAATCGGTCCGTTCGATTTCAGTTATGCCGCCGTCATAATTCGGTGATACACCCAATTCCCCCATAAGCCTGTTATACACAATCGTTACttccatattaaaattaaaaatctcaaAAGAAAACACAtggagaattaaaaaaataaaaataatttcgtGATACATCAAGGAAAGGATACCTGACCGGTACAGAGTTATTTGCTTTTCAAAgaagaacaaacaagaaaacaaatTATTGAGCAATGAAAACCTTGCTATTGGTGCGCTTATTCCAACTGAAGATCCGAATTTAAATCTGCTTTTGCAACTTAAAGTATTCAAGAGATTTATGAAAGACAATAGGTGAGTTGAtcaattgattttaattattttattatttttatgtgaattattatttttattgttatatatattattttttttaaaaagaattgcaTTGGAAGTCAATTTTTCAACATCTATATTTTATAGAATGCagagataaaattttttattttttgatggtccataaatatatgtataaaaataataccatAATaacagacaaaaaaaattaagtgataagttgattttttttattatctcaaGAAAAAAAGACTTAcatctcaagaaagaaaatctaTATTTGGAGAATTGGGTGATTACTACGACGATTAGTTCTCTCAATataagtcttttttttttgagatatAGGTCCTCTTTCTTGAGATAATAAAAAAGCTAATCTGAcactttatttcaaatttttttttgtgagatATAGGTCCTCTTTCTTGGGATAATAAAAAAGCTAATCTGACACTTTATTTCTCTCTTCTGTTGTTATGGTgttatttttatacaaatatttatgggtcatcaaaaattaaaatattttgtccCTGTATTCCATAAAACATGAACGTTGGAGAATGGTGTCACAGAAAATTTTAGAAGGTTAGATTTAATAGTGTTTGTATAGTTTTTTGGAGTGTTTGAGAATACTCTAGATGGTTCCGGAACGTTCTAGAATGTCCTAGAAGGTTCCGGAATACTCTAGAAGGTTTTAGAAGGCTCTGGAAGGTCATAGAGTATTCTAGAAGAGTATAGATGTATATAGAAGTATAAAGAGTGGTATGGAATAATCTAGAAACATTTAGAGAGTtgtggtaggatagatatttgtaaagaaggttctggatgattaatctggaccgttgattagatttaatcataaccatccattgaggaggtggatggctataaataggggtgagagttagagtttgggtgtgtgaatcatttgtaaccacacttgagcaataaagtgttcttccaccaaagcttcctttctcttgtgttctcttgtattcttagctttcttgctaagtattgagggttaggctgacttggtcttagctcaagaggttgagtaagtccgagtgccggcacggtagcgttggagtgtgtccaaggccgtgacaatttggtatcagagcaaggTTCGAGAGGGAGCACAAGTGGTTTGTGGGTATGGCTTCAAATATCACCATGGAGCATGTTGAGTCACAAAGGGGAAGGGATACTATTCCTTCTCAATGGGGAGGCAAGAAGGTACGTTCTTCAAGTGAGCCTAGAGGTAAGGACTCTAACTTCTTAGAAGAAAGAGTTTCTATGTTAGAAAATGTTCTATCCTCTATGGATGAGCGCTTCCAAAGGATAGAACATGACAAGGAAACCCTCGAGGCTCACGTGTTGGGAGAATTAGATGCTTTCAAAGAAAgtatgctccaaattgaagagAAGCTTGAGAATTCCTTGAAGCTATTTGAGGAAGTTCGAGTTTGGTTCGAGGAGGCAAAATCTCGACCAACCATTATAAGGGAGACAACAAAGATTGATCTCCCCAAGCCAAAGGAATTCAAGGGNNNNNNNNNNNNNNNNNNNNNNNNNNNNNNNNNNNNNNNNNNNNNNNNNNNNNNNNNNNNNNNNNNNNNNNNNNNNNNNNNNNNNNNNNNNNNNNNNNNNNNNNNNNNNNNNNNNNNNNNNNNNNNNNNNNNNNNNNNNNNNNNNNNNNNNNNNNNNNNNNNNNNNNNNNNNNNNNNNNNNNNNNNNNNNNNNNNNNNNNNNNNNNNNNNNNNNNNNNNNNNNNNNNNNNNNNNNNNNNNNNNNNNNNNNNNNNNNNNNNNNNNNNNNNNNNNNNNNNNNNNNNNNNNNNNNNNNNNNNNNNNNNNNNNNNNNNNNNNNNNNNNNNNNNNNNNNNNNNNNNNNNNNNNNNNNNNNNNNNNNNNNNNNNNNNNNNNNNNNNNNNNNNNNNNNNNNNNNNNNNNNNNNNNNNNNNNNNNNNNNNNNNNNNNNNNNNNNNNNNNNNNNNNNNNNNNNNNNNNNNNNNNNNNNNNNNNNNNNNNNNNNNNNNNNNNNNNNNNNNNNNNNNNNNNNNNNNNNNNNNNNNNNNNNNNNNNNNNNNNNNN is part of the Arachis duranensis cultivar V14167 chromosome 1, aradu.V14167.gnm2.J7QH, whole genome shotgun sequence genome and encodes:
- the LOC107471080 gene encoding uncharacterized protein LOC107471080, whose amino-acid sequence is MQEMFSMYIENRRRISCIELYIEFEQSEVDRNIEVEDYDSGSDEDFESNYEIVGPSDNEDGADGPMNPDVAELPVVADGEFTVGMEFSLREEVIKAMKDYTIRRGVDYRVYESEPTTFYAKCTHYGKGCDWLIRVTKMQKKYCWEIRRYNGSHTCTWSTISQDHSKLDSKTVAEAIKPLVEVDPSLKVKSVIAEVQSKFNYTISYRKAWLAKQKAVESIFGGWEASYEALPIWFGAMCHKEPSAVVHFETMDAYQGDDLVPNIHVLHRVFWGYYPCIRAFRHCKPVVQVDGTHLYGKYKGCLLVAVSQDGNNNIVPIAFAIVEGETSDAWYFFLSNLRQHVVTRDGVGLISDRHDSIRSAIDRSNGAWSPPRAFHMFCIRHIESNFLRKFKALYLQKLIVNIGYSRTIREYQMRYERLKERGETYTNWLDRIPREQYALAFDGGYRWGHMTTNLVECINSVLKGARNLPVTALVKATFYRLNELFTRKRAEAEARINAGHVFSEMVTSKLHANQRASETYR
- the LOC107471071 gene encoding nonsense-mediated mRNA decay protein 2-like, translating into MGSSGVGHSYSGNYADIPADHWARSGGVTQRRRSLDLRPQDRTSSENSGARMSVDSSKSAEAAGGITQTRNQGRIPMSLIHESNMGVDDDTDDYLVDHPESDGNHDDEDEDDDEDEDEDDSEDDNDDVADDPADQADEDRADNSHFLTIYQTVNVRQQRNLR